A genomic segment from Streptomyces sp. NBC_00237 encodes:
- the gcl gene encoding glyoxylate carboligase, producing the protein MPRMTAALAAVEILKREGVSHAFGVPGAAINPFYKALQVGGGIKHTLARHVEGASHMAEGYTRSGAGNIGVCIGTSGPAGTDMITGLYSAIADSIPILCITGQAPVAKLHKEDFQAVDIASIAKPVTKKATTVLEAAQVPGVFQEAFHLMRSGRPGPVLIDLPIDVQLTEIEFDPETYQPLPVYKPTASRAQVEKAIGLFLESARPLIVAGGGIINADASELLVEFAELTGTPVIPTLMGWGILPDDHELNAGMVGLQTSHRYGNANFLESDFVLGIGNRWANRHTGDLAVYTEGRTFVHVDIEPTQLGKIFAPDYGIASDAKAALELFVEVAKELKAAGKLPDRSAWAASTQDRKAKLQRRTHFDNVPLKPQRVYEEMNRAFGPETRYVTTIGLSQIAGAQMLHVYKPRHWINCGQAGPLGWTIPAALGVATADPEGQVVALSGDYDFQFMLEELAVGAQHNIPYVHVLVNNSYLGLIRQAQRNLDINFQVNLEFENINSPELGVYGVDHVKVVEGLGCKAIRVTEPDQLLPAFEEAKKLAAEFRVPVVVEAILERITNISMSGAGIDAVNEWEDIVTEPGHAPTAVRPFVGQ; encoded by the coding sequence ATGCCCCGTATGACCGCCGCCCTCGCGGCTGTTGAGATCCTCAAGCGCGAAGGTGTCAGCCACGCGTTCGGCGTGCCCGGCGCGGCGATCAACCCCTTCTACAAGGCCCTCCAGGTCGGCGGCGGGATCAAGCACACGCTGGCTCGCCACGTCGAGGGCGCGTCCCACATGGCGGAGGGCTACACCCGCAGCGGCGCCGGGAACATCGGCGTCTGCATCGGTACGTCGGGACCCGCGGGCACCGACATGATCACCGGGCTCTACTCGGCCATCGCGGACTCGATCCCGATCCTGTGCATCACCGGTCAGGCCCCGGTCGCGAAGCTCCACAAGGAGGACTTCCAGGCCGTCGACATCGCGTCGATCGCCAAGCCGGTCACCAAGAAGGCCACCACGGTCCTGGAGGCCGCACAGGTCCCGGGCGTCTTCCAGGAAGCCTTCCACCTGATGCGCTCGGGCCGTCCCGGTCCGGTCCTCATCGACCTGCCGATCGACGTGCAGCTCACCGAGATCGAGTTCGACCCCGAGACGTACCAGCCGCTGCCGGTCTACAAGCCGACCGCGTCCCGCGCCCAGGTCGAGAAGGCGATCGGCCTGTTCCTCGAATCGGCGCGCCCGCTGATCGTCGCCGGTGGCGGCATCATCAATGCCGACGCTTCCGAACTCCTCGTGGAATTCGCCGAGTTGACGGGTACCCCCGTCATCCCGACCCTCATGGGCTGGGGCATCCTGCCCGACGACCACGAGCTGAACGCGGGCATGGTCGGCCTCCAGACCTCGCACCGCTACGGCAACGCGAACTTCCTGGAGTCCGACTTCGTCCTGGGCATCGGCAACCGCTGGGCCAACCGCCACACCGGCGACCTGGCCGTCTACACCGAGGGCCGCACGTTCGTCCACGTCGACATCGAGCCGACCCAGCTCGGCAAGATCTTCGCCCCGGACTACGGGATCGCCTCGGACGCCAAGGCCGCCCTGGAGCTCTTCGTCGAGGTGGCGAAGGAGCTCAAGGCCGCGGGCAAGCTGCCCGACCGCAGCGCGTGGGCCGCGTCCACCCAGGACCGCAAGGCCAAGCTCCAGCGCCGTACGCACTTCGACAACGTGCCGCTGAAGCCGCAGCGCGTGTACGAGGAGATGAACCGCGCCTTCGGCCCCGAGACCCGGTACGTCACCACCATCGGCCTCTCCCAGATCGCGGGCGCGCAGATGCTGCACGTCTACAAGCCGCGCCACTGGATCAACTGCGGCCAGGCGGGCCCGCTCGGCTGGACCATCCCGGCCGCGCTCGGCGTCGCCACCGCCGACCCCGAGGGCCAGGTCGTCGCCCTCTCCGGCGACTACGACTTCCAGTTCATGCTGGAGGAGCTGGCGGTCGGCGCGCAGCACAACATCCCGTACGTCCACGTCCTCGTGAACAACTCCTACCTGGGCCTGATCCGCCAGGCCCAGCGGAACCTGGACATCAACTTCCAGGTCAACCTGGAGTTCGAGAACATCAACTCGCCGGAGCTGGGCGTCTACGGCGTCGACCACGTGAAGGTCGTCGAGGGCCTCGGCTGCAAGGCCATCCGCGTCACCGAGCCCGACCAGCTCCTCCCCGCCTTCGAGGAGGCCAAGAAGCTGGCCGCCGAGTTCCGTGTCCCGGTCGTCGTCGAGGCGATCCTGGAGCGGATCACCAACATCTCGATGAGCGGTGCGGGCATCGACGCCGTCAACGAGTGGGAGGACATCGTGACCGAGCCCGGCCACGCGCCGACCGCCGTGCGGCCGTTCGTGGGTCAGTAG
- a CDS encoding catalase yields the protein MSKRVLTTESGAPVADNQNSASAGVGGPLLLQDQHLLEKLARFNRERIPERVVHARGSGAYGYFEVTDDVTGFTRADFLSEVGKRTETFIRFSTVADNLGGADAVRDPRGFALKFYTEEGNYDLVGNNTPVFFIKDPIKFPDFIHSQKRDPFTGKQEPDNVWDFWAYAPEATHQITWLMGDRGIPASYRHMNGYGSHTYQWTNAEGEAFFVKYHFKTNQGIRSLSSDQAAEIAGKDANSHQTDLLQAIERGVNPSWTLYVQIMPAAEAADYRFNPFDVTKVWPHADYPLQRVGRLVLDRNPDNVFAEVEQAAFSPNNFVPGITASPDKMLQGRMFAYADAHRYRLGVNHTQLPVNAPKNAPADNYGRDGSYATRYGTRHDKNYEPNSYDGPAQTDAPLGAPAELSGWTGTYTAAQHVKDDHFFQAGELYRLMSSDEQARLIANIAGGLSQVSRDDVIEKNLAHFHAADPEYGKRVEEAVRSLRDDK from the coding sequence ATGTCGAAGCGTGTGCTCACGACCGAGTCAGGCGCCCCGGTCGCCGACAACCAGAATTCCGCCTCCGCCGGTGTCGGTGGCCCTCTCCTCCTCCAGGACCAGCACCTGCTGGAGAAGCTCGCCCGATTCAACCGTGAGCGCATCCCGGAGCGTGTCGTGCACGCCCGAGGTTCCGGTGCGTACGGCTACTTCGAGGTCACCGACGACGTCACCGGCTTCACCCGCGCGGACTTCCTCTCCGAGGTCGGCAAGCGGACCGAGACGTTCATCCGCTTCTCCACCGTCGCGGACAACCTCGGTGGCGCGGACGCGGTCCGCGACCCGCGCGGTTTCGCGCTGAAGTTCTACACCGAAGAGGGCAACTACGACCTCGTCGGCAACAACACCCCGGTGTTCTTCATCAAGGACCCGATCAAGTTCCCCGACTTCATCCACTCGCAGAAGCGCGACCCCTTCACGGGCAAGCAGGAGCCGGACAACGTCTGGGACTTCTGGGCGTACGCCCCCGAGGCCACGCACCAGATCACCTGGCTGATGGGCGACCGGGGCATCCCCGCCTCGTACCGTCACATGAACGGCTACGGCTCGCACACCTACCAGTGGACGAACGCCGAGGGCGAGGCGTTCTTCGTCAAGTACCACTTCAAGACGAACCAGGGCATCCGCTCGCTGTCGTCGGACCAGGCCGCGGAGATCGCGGGCAAGGACGCCAACTCGCACCAGACGGACCTGCTCCAGGCCATCGAGCGCGGCGTCAACCCGTCCTGGACCCTCTACGTCCAGATCATGCCCGCCGCCGAGGCCGCGGACTACCGCTTCAACCCCTTCGACGTCACGAAGGTGTGGCCGCACGCGGACTACCCGCTCCAGCGCGTGGGACGGCTGGTCCTCGACCGCAACCCGGACAACGTCTTCGCCGAGGTCGAGCAGGCCGCGTTCTCGCCGAACAACTTCGTCCCCGGCATCACGGCCTCCCCGGACAAGATGCTCCAGGGCCGCATGTTCGCCTACGCGGACGCGCACCGCTACCGTCTGGGCGTCAATCACACCCAGCTGCCGGTGAACGCGCCGAAGAACGCGCCCGCCGACAACTACGGCCGCGACGGCTCCTACGCCACCCGCTACGGCACGCGCCACGACAAGAACTACGAGCCCAACTCGTACGACGGTCCCGCCCAGACGGACGCCCCGCTGGGCGCCCCGGCCGAGCTCTCCGGCTGGACCGGCACCTACACCGCCGCCCAGCACGTCAAGGACGACCACTTCTTCCAGGCCGGTGAGCTGTACCGCCTGATGTCGTCCGACGAGCAGGCCCGCCTGATCGCCAACATCGCCGGTGGCCTCTCGCAGGTCTCCCGCGACGACGTGATCGAGAAGAACCTCGCGCACTTCCACGCGGCCGACCCGGAGTACGGCAAGCGCGTCGAAGAGGCTGTGCGCAGCCTGCGCGACGACAAGTAA
- a CDS encoding GNAT family N-acetyltransferase has translation MSAIRPRPQTRPVPVGAHPAIRLALADELPLLQDIERAAGEPFRELGMTEVADDEPPPLDLLAAYQLQGHAWVFTDPADLPAAYLIWQEVDGAAHIDQVSVHPRLARRGAGRALIERLDRESGYGALTLTTFAQVPWNAPYYARLGFRTLDGGELTLGLREIVAEEASMGLDRWPRVCMRREASVRTVGQGFGTAGSTAGQELPRGGTVREIR, from the coding sequence ATGTCAGCAATTCGCCCCCGGCCGCAGACCCGGCCCGTGCCCGTCGGGGCGCACCCCGCCATCCGGCTCGCCCTGGCCGACGAGCTGCCCCTCCTCCAGGACATCGAACGGGCGGCCGGTGAGCCGTTCCGGGAGCTCGGCATGACGGAGGTCGCGGACGACGAACCGCCGCCGCTCGACCTGCTCGCCGCGTACCAACTCCAAGGACACGCCTGGGTGTTCACGGACCCGGCGGACCTTCCGGCCGCGTACCTCATCTGGCAGGAGGTGGACGGGGCGGCGCACATCGACCAGGTGTCGGTGCACCCGCGCCTCGCCCGCCGGGGAGCGGGCCGGGCCCTCATCGAGCGCCTGGACCGGGAGTCCGGCTACGGGGCGCTGACCCTGACCACCTTCGCGCAGGTCCCGTGGAACGCGCCGTACTACGCCCGCCTGGGTTTCCGTACCCTCGATGGCGGCGAACTCACCCTCGGCCTGCGGGAGATCGTCGCCGAGGAGGCGTCGATGGGCCTCGACCGCTGGCCGAGGGTGTGCATGCGCCGCGAGGCGTCCGTCCGTACCGTCGGTCAGGGCTTCGGCACGGCCGGTTCCACGGCGGGGCAGGAACTGCCCCGGGGCGGCACGGTGCGCGAGATCAGGTAG
- a CDS encoding TIM barrel protein, with the protein MARSSEVAASDHRFDVNLSILFTELPLLERPAAAAEAGFTAVELWWPWIETPTPDQSELDALKKALDDAGTQLVGLNFYAGQLPGPDRGALSVPGEESDRFRANIEVAADFAASVGCTALNALYGNRVEGVDAQIQDTLALENLVLAARAADRVGAILLIEALNKPESPLYPLVSAPSAIEVVDKVNRATGLGNAKFLLDLYHLSMNGENLDEVIDAYADKTGHVQIADNPGRGAPGTGDLDLGALLDRLKKAGYEGWVGLEYKPGDRPSAESFDWLDRSARAAT; encoded by the coding sequence ATGGCCCGCTCTTCAGAAGTCGCCGCCTCGGACCACCGCTTCGATGTGAACCTCTCGATCCTCTTCACGGAACTCCCGCTCCTGGAGCGCCCGGCGGCCGCCGCCGAGGCAGGCTTCACGGCGGTCGAGCTGTGGTGGCCCTGGATCGAGACCCCGACCCCCGACCAGTCGGAGCTCGACGCCCTCAAGAAGGCGCTCGACGACGCCGGCACCCAGCTCGTGGGCCTGAACTTCTACGCCGGGCAGCTGCCCGGCCCGGACCGGGGTGCGCTCTCCGTACCCGGCGAGGAGTCGGACCGCTTCCGCGCCAACATCGAGGTGGCCGCGGACTTCGCCGCCTCGGTCGGCTGCACGGCGCTCAACGCGCTCTACGGCAATCGCGTCGAGGGCGTGGACGCCCAGATCCAGGACACCCTGGCGCTGGAGAACCTCGTCCTGGCCGCCCGCGCCGCCGACCGCGTCGGCGCGATCCTCCTGATCGAGGCCCTCAACAAGCCGGAGTCGCCGCTCTACCCGCTGGTGAGCGCGCCCTCCGCGATCGAGGTCGTCGACAAGGTGAACAGGGCGACGGGGCTCGGCAACGCCAAGTTCCTCCTCGACCTCTACCACCTGTCGATGAACGGCGAGAACCTCGACGAGGTGATCGACGCGTACGCCGACAAGACCGGCCACGTGCAGATCGCCGACAACCCGGGCCGAGGCGCGCCGGGCACCGGCGACCTCGACCTCGGCGCCCTCCTGGACCGCCTGAAGAAGGCCGGCTACGAGGGCTGGGTCGGCCTGGAGTACAAGCCGGGCGACCGGCCGAGCGCGGAGTCCTTCGACTGGCTCGACCGGTCGGCCCGCGCCGCCACGTAG
- a CDS encoding acyltransferase, translated as MLPRAAALAHRVDAATPPGRDRTVDALRALAVLGVVIGHWLVTALVADTGTVHGTSPLVTMPQLAAISWVFQTLSVFFLVGGYVAAKGYAVACAKGVRYRDWAAARMLRLFRPVAALLATWACVCVAMLAAGVRVDTVTTLLKLVLSPLWFLLVFAALTAATPLVAKLHPLWPLAVVLHVDLIRFGLGGPEALGLLTIGAGWLVPYCLGALWARGGLRPRTTGLVLLPCGVLATAALVLFAGYPASMVGVPGAAVSNLNPPTLAAVCFGLAQCGAALLLLEPLRRLLRRPLAWAGVALLNLSVMTVFLWHQTAMIAVTALGLLAGRPLAGLHTAPEGPGWVLARIGWLPVFACALLVCWAAYRTYEQRRIGGGRVVQQGAPGRTSVEHRA; from the coding sequence ATCCTCCCGCGCGCGGCCGCCCTCGCCCACCGCGTCGACGCCGCCACCCCGCCCGGCCGCGACCGCACCGTCGACGCGCTGCGCGCGCTGGCCGTACTCGGCGTCGTCATCGGCCACTGGCTGGTCACCGCGCTCGTCGCCGACACCGGCACCGTCCACGGCACGAGCCCGCTGGTCACTATGCCCCAACTGGCCGCCATCTCCTGGGTGTTCCAGACCCTGTCCGTCTTCTTCCTGGTCGGCGGGTACGTCGCCGCCAAGGGGTACGCCGTCGCCTGTGCCAAGGGCGTCCGCTACCGGGACTGGGCCGCCGCCCGCATGCTCCGGCTCTTCCGCCCGGTCGCCGCCCTGCTCGCCACCTGGGCCTGCGTCTGTGTTGCGATGCTCGCCGCCGGGGTCCGCGTCGACACCGTGACCACCCTCCTGAAGCTGGTGCTCTCGCCGCTCTGGTTCCTGCTGGTCTTCGCCGCGCTCACCGCCGCCACCCCGCTCGTCGCGAAGCTGCACCCGCTGTGGCCGCTCGCCGTCGTCCTGCACGTCGACCTGATCCGGTTCGGCCTCGGCGGGCCCGAAGCGCTCGGCCTGCTCACCATCGGCGCGGGCTGGCTGGTCCCGTACTGTCTGGGCGCACTGTGGGCGCGTGGCGGGCTCCGCCCCCGTACGACCGGACTCGTCCTGCTGCCCTGCGGCGTGCTCGCCACCGCCGCACTGGTCCTCTTCGCGGGCTACCCGGCCTCCATGGTCGGCGTCCCGGGTGCCGCCGTCTCCAACCTCAACCCGCCCACCCTCGCCGCCGTCTGCTTCGGCCTCGCCCAGTGCGGTGCGGCGCTCCTGCTCCTCGAACCGCTCCGCAGGCTCCTGCGCAGGCCCCTGGCCTGGGCGGGTGTCGCCCTGCTGAACCTCTCCGTGATGACCGTCTTCCTCTGGCACCAGACCGCGATGATCGCCGTCACCGCACTCGGCCTGCTCGCGGGCCGCCCGCTCGCCGGGCTGCACACCGCGCCGGAGGGGCCGGGCTGGGTGCTCGCCCGGATCGGCTGGCTGCCGGTGTTCGCGTGCGCGCTGCTGGTGTGCTGGGCGGCGTACCGGACGTACGAGCAGCGGCGCATCGGAGGCGGCCGCGTCGTACAGCAGGGCGCACCTGGGCGGACATCGGTGGAGCACCGTGCGTAG
- a CDS encoding alpha/beta hydrolase, with product MTSRRRTIRTPRRDRAHRDRLHRDRLRRGLLAALVAASVALPVSGAAGATEIPAPAPARLGPLSAATSADLAQRYAARRDGIRAAADAAEAHGSLKRAAALRQLADPARQFYSFDGRDGGRSVEVFGDLARADRIAVLVPGADTSVDHYDRLRNSAEALLREAGPRTAVVAWVGYRTPATVSTDALTAGLAHGAARELAAFSAELTALRPGVPASYLCHSYGAVVCTWAAPDLGATNLVLFGSPGVGTGAERASDLGGRATVWAGRGSADWIGGVPHVSLDLGVATVGFGADPAAPEFGAHPFDAGDSDHSGYLSPGSASLAHLADIVTGAVVPGGAVTGRA from the coding sequence ATGACGTCGCGTCGCCGCACCATCCGAACCCCGCGCCGGGACCGTGCGCACCGCGACCGTCTGCACCGCGACCGTCTGCGCCGTGGTCTCCTCGCCGCACTCGTCGCCGCCTCCGTCGCCCTTCCGGTGTCCGGCGCGGCCGGGGCCACGGAGATCCCCGCACCCGCCCCGGCGCGGCTGGGCCCGCTGAGTGCCGCCACCTCGGCCGACCTCGCGCAGCGGTACGCCGCCCGGCGCGACGGCATCCGCGCCGCGGCGGACGCCGCCGAGGCCCACGGCTCCCTCAAGCGGGCCGCCGCTCTGCGTCAACTGGCCGACCCTGCGAGGCAGTTCTACTCCTTCGACGGGCGTGACGGAGGGCGCAGCGTCGAGGTGTTCGGCGACCTCGCACGGGCCGACCGGATCGCCGTCCTGGTGCCTGGCGCGGACACCTCCGTCGACCACTACGACCGGCTGCGGAACTCCGCCGAAGCACTGCTGCGGGAGGCCGGGCCCCGTACCGCGGTCGTCGCCTGGGTCGGCTACCGCACTCCCGCCACGGTCAGCACCGACGCCCTCACCGCGGGCCTTGCCCACGGTGCGGCGCGCGAACTCGCGGCGTTCTCGGCCGAGTTGACCGCCTTGCGGCCCGGAGTCCCGGCCTCCTACCTCTGCCACTCCTACGGGGCCGTCGTCTGCACATGGGCCGCCCCTGACCTGGGTGCCACGAACCTCGTCCTCTTCGGCAGCCCGGGCGTCGGCACCGGTGCCGAACGAGCCTCCGACCTCGGCGGCCGCGCCACCGTCTGGGCGGGCCGGGGAAGCGCCGACTGGATCGGCGGCGTTCCGCACGTCTCGCTCGACCTCGGCGTCGCCACCGTCGGCTTCGGTGCGGACCCGGCCGCTCCGGAGTTCGGCGCGCACCCCTTCGACGCGGGCGACAGCGACCACAGCGGCTATCTGAGCCCCGGCTCCGCGTCCCTGGCCCACCTCGCGGACATCGTCACCGGTGCCGTCGTTCCGGGGGGCGCGGTGACCGGCCGTGCGTGA
- a CDS encoding helix-turn-helix domain-containing protein, with protein MTEPGDHPLVTAVKPLVDAMGAELLEPGLAGQDDVLLAWEGEDVIAVRLPQLSDSLDRILAALERRHGMPLAELDRKAKQAVVRTLEARGAFSVRHGVETVAGALGVSRFTIYNYLNRENTPKGD; from the coding sequence GTGACGGAACCCGGGGACCACCCACTGGTCACGGCGGTCAAACCGCTCGTCGACGCGATGGGGGCCGAGTTGCTGGAGCCGGGCCTCGCGGGCCAGGACGACGTACTGCTCGCCTGGGAGGGCGAGGACGTCATCGCCGTACGGCTGCCCCAGCTCTCGGACTCCCTCGACCGCATCCTCGCGGCGCTGGAACGGAGGCACGGCATGCCGCTGGCCGAGCTGGACCGCAAGGCCAAGCAGGCGGTCGTACGGACCCTGGAGGCGCGCGGTGCGTTTTCCGTGCGGCACGGTGTGGAGACGGTGGCGGGGGCGCTCGGTGTCTCGCGCTTCACCATTTACAACTACCTCAACAGGGAAAACACCCCCAAGGGGGACTAG
- a CDS encoding AMP-binding protein — MPQQRLLSYVHGTGTTPLLGDTIGDNLLRAVADFPEREALVDVPSGRRWTYAQLGSGVDELARGLLARGVAKGDRVGIWAVNCPEWTLLQYATARIGAILVNINPAYRSHELAYVLNQAGVSVLVASLTHKASDYRALAEEAADRCPTLRSVHHIGDPSWDALTAELATPKQLDYRAAELTCDDPINIQYTSGTTGFAKGATLSHHNILNNGYFVGESLGYDEHDRICLPVPFYHCFGMVMGNLAATSHGACTVIPAPSFDPAATLRAVQDERCTSLYGVPTMFIAELNLPDFASYDLSTLRTGIMAGSPCPVEVMKRVVAEMHMAEVSICYGMTETSPVSTQTRRDDDLERRTGTVGRVLPHLEVKVVDPATGTTVERGASGELCTRGYSVMLGYWDEPDRTAEVVDSGRWMHTGDLATMREDGYLQIVGRIKDMIIRGGENVYPREIEEFLYSHPKIADVQVVGVPDERYGEEILACVVPRDPADPPTRDELAAYCEGRLAHYKVPRRVEVLESFPMTVSGKVRKVELRERYGA, encoded by the coding sequence ATGCCCCAGCAGCGACTTCTCTCGTACGTGCACGGCACCGGCACGACGCCCCTCCTCGGCGACACCATCGGCGACAACCTCCTGCGCGCGGTGGCGGACTTCCCGGAGCGCGAGGCGCTCGTCGACGTGCCGTCGGGCAGACGCTGGACGTACGCACAACTAGGCTCGGGCGTGGACGAGTTGGCGCGCGGGCTACTCGCGCGGGGCGTTGCCAAGGGTGACCGCGTCGGCATTTGGGCGGTCAACTGCCCGGAGTGGACCCTCCTCCAGTACGCCACCGCGCGCATCGGGGCGATCCTGGTCAACATCAACCCTGCCTACCGCTCACACGAGTTGGCGTACGTCCTCAACCAGGCCGGGGTGTCCGTCCTCGTCGCCTCCCTCACCCACAAGGCCAGCGACTACCGCGCCCTCGCCGAGGAGGCCGCCGACCGCTGCCCCACCCTGCGCTCGGTCCACCACATCGGCGACCCCAGCTGGGACGCCCTCACCGCCGAACTCGCCACACCCAAGCAACTTGACTACCGCGCAGCCGAGTTGACCTGCGACGACCCCATCAACATCCAGTACACGTCGGGCACGACCGGCTTCGCGAAGGGCGCCACCCTCTCCCACCACAACATCCTCAACAACGGCTACTTCGTCGGCGAGAGCCTCGGCTACGACGAACATGACCGCATCTGCCTGCCCGTGCCCTTCTATCACTGCTTCGGCATGGTGATGGGCAACCTCGCCGCCACCTCGCACGGCGCGTGCACGGTCATTCCGGCCCCCTCCTTCGACCCCGCCGCGACCCTGCGCGCGGTCCAGGACGAACGCTGCACCTCCCTCTACGGCGTCCCCACCATGTTCATCGCGGAGCTCAACCTCCCCGACTTCGCCTCGTACGACCTCTCCACCCTCCGCACCGGGATCATGGCCGGATCTCCCTGCCCGGTGGAGGTCATGAAGCGGGTCGTCGCCGAGATGCACATGGCGGAGGTGTCCATCTGTTACGGGATGACCGAGACCTCGCCGGTCTCCACCCAGACCCGCCGCGACGACGACCTGGAACGCCGCACCGGCACCGTCGGCCGGGTCCTGCCGCACCTGGAGGTCAAGGTCGTCGACCCGGCCACGGGTACGACCGTGGAGCGCGGCGCCTCCGGCGAACTCTGCACGCGCGGCTACAGCGTGATGCTCGGCTACTGGGACGAGCCCGACCGCACCGCCGAAGTCGTCGACTCCGGCCGATGGATGCACACGGGCGACCTCGCCACGATGCGCGAGGACGGCTACCTCCAGATCGTCGGCCGGATCAAGGACATGATCATCCGGGGTGGCGAGAACGTGTACCCCCGCGAGATCGAGGAGTTCCTCTACTCCCACCCGAAGATCGCCGACGTCCAGGTGGTCGGCGTCCCCGACGAACGCTACGGCGAGGAGATCCTGGCCTGCGTCGTCCCGCGCGACCCCGCCGACCCGCCGACGCGGGACGAACTCGCCGCGTACTGCGAGGGCAGGCTCGCGCACTACAAGGTGCCGAGGAGGGTGGAGGTGCTGGAGTCCTTCCCGATGACGGTGAGCGGAAAGGTCCGGAAGGTGGAGCTGAGGGAGCGGTACGGGGCTTGA
- a CDS encoding 2-hydroxy-3-oxopropionate reductase — protein MSTLADSSRPTRPAIGFIGLGIMGSPMSENLLKAGYDVTGFTLEQAKIDRLVASGGKGASSIAEAVKDADVIITMVPASPQVEAIAYGEDGILENAKSGALLIDMSSITPQTSVDLAKAAAEKGLRVLDAPVSGGEAGAIEAVLSIMVGGEQADFDSAKPILEALGKTIVLCGPHGSGQTVKAANQLIVAVNIQACAEAVVFLEKSGVDLAAALDVLNGGLAGSTVLTRKKDNFLNRDFAPGFRIDLHHKDMGIVTDAARNVGAALPVGAVVAQLVASLRAQGDGGLDHSALLRAVERLSGQQV, from the coding sequence ATGAGCACCCTTGCTGACAGCTCCCGCCCGACCCGCCCCGCGATCGGTTTCATCGGCCTCGGCATCATGGGCTCCCCCATGTCCGAGAACCTGCTGAAGGCCGGTTACGACGTCACCGGGTTCACCCTGGAGCAGGCGAAGATCGACCGCCTGGTCGCCTCGGGCGGCAAGGGCGCGTCCTCGATCGCCGAGGCCGTCAAGGACGCCGACGTCATCATCACGATGGTGCCCGCCTCCCCCCAGGTCGAGGCCATCGCCTATGGCGAGGACGGCATCCTGGAGAACGCCAAGTCCGGCGCGCTGCTGATCGACATGTCCTCGATCACCCCGCAGACGTCGGTCGACCTGGCGAAGGCCGCCGCCGAGAAGGGCCTGCGCGTCCTGGACGCCCCGGTGTCCGGCGGCGAGGCCGGTGCGATCGAGGCCGTGCTGTCCATTATGGTCGGCGGCGAGCAGGCGGACTTCGACTCAGCCAAGCCGATCCTTGAGGCCCTCGGCAAGACCATCGTGCTGTGCGGTCCGCACGGTTCGGGCCAGACGGTGAAGGCCGCCAACCAGCTCATCGTGGCGGTCAACATCCAGGCGTGCGCCGAGGCCGTGGTCTTCCTGGAGAAGTCCGGCGTGGACCTGGCCGCCGCCCTGGACGTCCTCAACGGCGGCCTGGCCGGTTCGACCGTGCTGACCCGCAAGAAGGACAACTTCCTCAACCGCGACTTCGCGCCCGGTTTCCGGATCGACCTGCACCACAAGGACATGGGCATCGTCACCGACGCCGCCCGCAATGTCGGTGCGGCGCTCCCCGTCGGCGCGGTCGTCGCCCAGCTGGTCGCCTCGCTGCGCGCCCAGGGCGACGGCGGTCTGGACCACTCTGCCCTGCTGCGCGCCGTCGAGCGCCTGTCCGGCCAGCAGGTCTGA
- the uraD gene encoding 2-oxo-4-hydroxy-4-carboxy-5-ureidoimidazoline decarboxylase yields the protein MTSVQTPGLTRFNTLSESAAQAELHEVCASSAWGSKLTAQRPYASAEELFLASDAALAELTAEDLSEAMAGHPPIGRPKPGDPTSSREQRGMAGASEELKAEMLELNLAYQEKFGHVFLICATGATGEQMRDAVRERSGNSPETEREIVRTELGKINRIRLTRLVESPADSGEEN from the coding sequence GTGACTTCGGTCCAGACACCGGGCCTCACCCGGTTCAACACCCTCTCCGAGAGCGCGGCCCAGGCCGAACTCCACGAGGTGTGTGCCAGCTCGGCGTGGGGGAGCAAGCTCACCGCTCAGCGCCCGTACGCCTCCGCCGAAGAACTGTTTCTCGCCAGTGACGCCGCGCTCGCGGAACTCACCGCCGAGGACCTGTCCGAGGCAATGGCGGGACACCCGCCGATCGGTCGCCCGAAGCCCGGAGACCCGACCTCCTCCCGCGAGCAGCGGGGCATGGCCGGAGCCTCCGAGGAACTCAAGGCGGAGATGCTCGAACTGAACCTGGCGTACCAGGAGAAGTTCGGACATGTCTTCCTGATCTGTGCGACCGGCGCCACCGGAGAGCAGATGCGCGACGCGGTGCGTGAGCGGAGCGGCAACTCGCCCGAGACGGAGCGGGAAATCGTCCGCACCGAACTGGGCAAGATCAACCGCATCCGGCTGACCCGCCTCGTGGAATCCCCCGCGGATTCAGGAGAAGAGAACTGA